Proteins from a genomic interval of Musa acuminata AAA Group cultivar baxijiao chromosome BXJ1-9, Cavendish_Baxijiao_AAA, whole genome shotgun sequence:
- the LOC135594172 gene encoding phosphatidylinositol 4-kinase gamma 4-like has translation MSAAGATLGPIREDLALSTCYSNGAGGPPCSPELITIYLAVAGAPVIPMRVLESDSIASVKLKIQSCKGFAVKKQKLVFDGREMARNDCLIRDYGVSDGKVLHLIIKTSDLRVITVKTASGKKLKFRVEQGRTVHYVKKQVAKRNPSFVHLQDQNFLFEGEAAEKVEDRREIHDICTNNNAFLHLFVRRSAQVRTKPMEDSEPSVEAPVTVDKGCVDCSQAFTRNTPCRGASIEPVIVNPKVELPLVIKNLLRAALSGLEKGNPPIMSTEGTGGAYFMQDISGNEFVSVFKPSDEEPLAKNNPRGLPLSTNGEGLKRGTRVGEGAIREVAAYILDHPISGHRSFSHVDFGFAGVPPTVLVQCMHGGFKHPAGCEQAAMNFKVGSLQMFVKNFGSCEEMGPRVFPVQEVHKICVLDIRLANADRHAGNILVRKEGGEGRIVLVPIDHGYCLPENFEDCTFEWLYWPQSRRPFGSETLEYINSLDAEQDIALLKFYGWEMSLECSRTLRISTMLLRKGAKRGLTPFDIGSILCRETIKKESRIEEIIREAKDAVIPGTSENAFLESISEIMDRYLDRLTI, from the exons ATGTCAGCCGCCGGGGCCACTCTTGGGCCAATCCGGGAAGATCTTGCATTGTCAACATGCTATTCCAATGGAGCCGGAGGTCCACCTTGTTCACCAGAGTTGATAACGATATACCTTGCAGTTGCAGGTGCCCCTGTTATCCCCATGAGGGTCCTGGAGTCCGACTCCATCGCCTCGGTGAAACTTAAGATCCAGAGCTGCAAGGGATTCGCTGTGAAGAAGCAGAAGCTGGTATTTGATGGCCGGGAGATGGCCCGGAATGATTGTCTCATACGTGATTATGGTGTGTCCGATGGGAAAGTCCTCCATCTTATTATCAAAACATCTGATCTTCGTGTCATTACCGTGAAGACTGCATCCGGAAAGAAATTAAAGTTCCGCGTCGAGCAGGGGCGAACTGTGCATTATGTTAAGAAGCAGGTTGCAAAGAGGAATCCTAGTTTCGTCCATCTTCAAGACCAAAATTTTCTCTTCGAGGGGGAGGCGGCGGAGAAGGTTGAAGACCGGAGAGAGATACACGATATTTGCACAAATAACAATGCATTCCTGCACTTGTTCGTGCGCAGGTCGGCACAAGTCAGGACGAAGCCTATGGAGGACTCTGAGCCGTCTGTTGAAGCACCGGTAACAGTTGATAAGGGATGCGTTGATTGCTCTCAGGCATTTACGAGAAACACTCCATGTAGGGGTGCGTCGATTGAGCCAGTTATTGTCAATCCAAAGGTTGAATTGCCTCTAGTGATAAAGAATCTGCTGCGTGCTGCTCTTTCTGGATTGGAGAAGGGAAACCCACCGATCATGTCTACAGAAGGTACAGGGGGAGCCTATTTTATGCAAGACATCTCGGGCAATGAATTTGTTTCTGTGTTTAAGCCAAGCGACGAGGAACCACTGGCTAAGAACAACCCTCGTGGGCTTCCACTCTCAACTAATGGTGAAGGGTTAAAACGAGGGACGCGGGTAGGAGAAGGTGCCATTAGGGAAGTAGCAGCTTACATTCTTGATCATCCTATCAGTGGCCACCGATCATTCTCCCATGTTGATTTCGGCTTTGCCGGTGTTCCTCCAACCGTTCTTGTTCAATGCATGCACGGAGGTTTTAAACATCCTGCTGGATGTGAACAGGCAGCCATGAATTTTAAGGTTGGATCACTGCAAATGTTTGTCAAGAACTTTGGAAGTTGTGAGGAGATGGGGCCGCGGGTGTTTCCGGTGCAGGAGGTTCACAAGATCTGTGTGTTAGACATCCGATTGGCAAATGCAGATCGGCATGCTGGAAATATCTTAGTCcgcaaagagggaggagaaggacgTATAGTGTTGGTTCCAATCGATCACGGGTACTGCCTTCCTGAGAAT TTTGAGGATTGCACATTTGAGTGGCTCTACTGGCCTCAGTCTCGCCGACCTTTCGGTTCTGAAACTTTGGAGTACATAAATTCACTGGACGCTGAGCAGGACATTGCTCTGCTAAAGTTCTACGGCTGGGAAATGTCACTCGAGTGCTCTCGCACTCTTCGCATTTCCACCATGCTTTTGAGGAAGGGTGCCAAAAGAGGGCTGACTCCATTTGATATCGGAAGCATTTTATGTAGAGAAACCATCAAGAAGGAATCCAGGATCGAAGAGATAATCCGTGAAGCAAAGGATGCTGTTATTCCAGGAACCAGCGAGAATGCATTCTTGGAGTCAATTTCCGAGATCATGGATCGCTATCTTGATCGACTGACCATATAG